Proteins from a single region of Longimicrobiales bacterium:
- a CDS encoding sulfite exporter TauE/SafE family protein, translating into MLLSVTATIAFTAIIQSMFGVGVLLFGTPTLLLLGFGFADALQTLLPVSLAINLLQIASEPDKVDRDVLRSLAIYSLPAIAVTLWLTLRISLPIDPVVGVVIVFIASGEVWSLSERLMKAATRRRSAFMVVMGLVHGLTNLGGSLLTAFVYGAGHEKEESRPTIAAGYAIFAVVQLATLIASGASQRLVSLETAGNIAVGVTVFGVVEHFFYRKTTATVYRRMLSLLLLATGVMILARSV; encoded by the coding sequence ATGCTTCTCTCCGTCACAGCCACCATCGCCTTTACGGCGATCATCCAGTCGATGTTCGGCGTGGGTGTGCTGTTGTTCGGGACGCCCACCCTGTTGCTTCTCGGATTTGGATTCGCGGATGCCCTGCAGACACTGCTGCCGGTTTCTCTCGCCATCAATCTGCTTCAGATCGCTTCCGAACCGGACAAGGTGGACCGGGACGTCCTGCGGAGCCTGGCCATCTACTCGCTGCCGGCGATCGCGGTGACCCTTTGGCTGACCCTGAGAATTTCTCTGCCCATCGACCCCGTGGTAGGGGTCGTGATCGTCTTTATCGCGTCGGGCGAGGTCTGGTCGTTGTCGGAGAGGTTGATGAAGGCTGCAACACGACGGCGTAGCGCGTTCATGGTTGTCATGGGGCTGGTCCACGGACTGACCAACCTCGGCGGCTCGCTTCTCACTGCTTTCGTGTATGGAGCTGGGCACGAAAAAGAAGAGAGTCGACCCACCATCGCCGCAGGCTATGCCATTTTTGCAGTTGTCCAGCTGGCCACGCTGATTGCGTCCGGGGCCAGTCAACGCCTCGTCTCACTCGAGACCGCGGGAAACATTGCGGTTGGCGTAACCGTGTTTGGCGTCGTCGAGCACTTCTTCTACCGAAAGACCACAGCGACAGTGTACCGCCGGATGCTTTCGCTCCTGCTCCTAGCGACCGGCGTGATGATCCTGGCCAGGTCCGTCTAG
- the pyk gene encoding pyruvate kinase, which produces MSSTRIVCTIGPKTCSEEGLLALREAGMSVARLNGSHADEDWHRSAVALIRHTLPDVPILLDVPGRKIRTGRLKHEPAFSVGERLTLTTDQAADGLGRVPVNSMTLHEDLSPGDRIFADDGTLSFVVIEINGQDIVCEAQTSGRLRSAKGINVPHVKLQQSIVTDRDRVMMALAHETGVDYVGLSFVESSAHIDAIRELRTGDFPRIVAKIENQGGLDHAAEVISSADAIMIDRGDLSVETSIESTAVNQKEIISSCTRQGKPVIVATEMLHSMIESPLPTKAEVSDITNAVLDGCAATMLSGETAVGDYPIEAVSIMRRISDVALGYERRQRPTMPMLRPVSEEIPELALTDAIALTCRNLPITKIIAVTMYGFAARMVASSRPVQPIIAVTNVAAAARSFNLYFGTEGVYVDLPFDRTSTSHITGCLKHLWDTGRIDGDDVILVTALAYPNSGSRMNMIETHHVDDLAQALGWPPRQDS; this is translated from the coding sequence ATGAGCAGCACACGCATCGTCTGCACGATTGGACCGAAAACCTGTTCTGAAGAGGGGCTCCTAGCGCTCCGCGAGGCAGGCATGAGCGTGGCCCGGCTTAACGGCTCCCACGCGGACGAAGACTGGCACAGAAGTGCCGTTGCATTGATTCGCCATACGCTGCCGGACGTCCCGATCCTGCTGGACGTTCCCGGGCGGAAGATTCGGACGGGGCGCCTGAAGCACGAGCCGGCGTTCTCGGTCGGCGAGCGACTGACGCTGACGACGGACCAGGCCGCGGACGGCCTCGGCCGAGTTCCAGTCAACAGCATGACCCTGCATGAGGATCTCAGCCCCGGGGATCGGATCTTTGCGGATGACGGCACGCTCTCGTTCGTCGTGATTGAGATCAACGGGCAGGATATCGTCTGCGAGGCGCAGACCTCTGGACGGCTCCGTAGCGCCAAGGGCATCAACGTACCCCACGTGAAGCTGCAGCAGTCCATAGTTACCGATCGCGACCGGGTGATGATGGCGCTGGCCCATGAGACCGGTGTTGACTACGTCGGTCTCAGCTTTGTGGAGTCCAGTGCCCACATCGATGCGATCAGGGAGCTGAGGACGGGGGACTTCCCAAGAATCGTGGCCAAGATCGAGAATCAGGGTGGGCTGGACCACGCCGCCGAGGTGATTTCCTCAGCGGATGCCATCATGATCGATCGGGGCGATCTGTCGGTCGAGACGTCGATTGAATCGACCGCGGTCAACCAGAAGGAGATCATCTCGTCCTGCACCCGTCAGGGTAAACCGGTGATCGTGGCGACCGAGATGCTCCATTCCATGATCGAGAGCCCCCTCCCGACCAAGGCGGAAGTCAGCGACATCACCAACGCGGTACTTGATGGCTGTGCCGCGACAATGCTGTCCGGGGAGACCGCGGTGGGAGACTATCCCATCGAAGCCGTCTCAATAATGCGCCGGATCTCCGACGTGGCTCTTGGCTACGAACGCCGCCAGCGGCCCACTATGCCCATGCTTCGACCCGTCTCCGAGGAGATCCCCGAGTTGGCGCTGACCGATGCGATTGCGCTGACCTGCAGAAATCTGCCGATCACGAAAATCATCGCTGTGACGATGTACGGTTTTGCAGCCCGGATGGTTGCCTCGTCCCGCCCGGTGCAGCCGATCATCGCGGTGACGAACGTGGCGGCAGCAGCCCGGAGCTTCAACCTCTATTTCGGGACGGAAGGCGTGTATGTGGACCTTCCCTTCGATCGGACGTCCACATCCCACATCACCGGCTGCCTGAAGCACCTCTGGGATACGGGTCGGATTGATGGGGACGACGTCATCCTGGTAACGGCCCTGGCGTATCCGAACTCAGGAAGCAGGATGAACATGATCGAGACGCATCACGTTGACGACCTCGCTCAGGCGCTGGGCTGGCCGCCACGCCAAGACTCCTAG
- the sat gene encoding sulfate adenylyltransferase, translating into MKIELSVDQFLELGQLAGGAFAPLTGFMHEADFNRVVKEMRLESGALFPLPVVLDLDKDVAHSAADHAEVELWFEDQLMGWLEPGTPYSADKRSVAESVFGTSDIAHPGVRFLFDGGDWLLGGNVRLSRPGEERAFSASLPPVQTRARFREKGWETVVGFQTRNVPHRAHEQLQRVALEHVDGLFIQPLVGRKKAGDYTREAILAGYRVMVDQFYPQERVELGVLTTAMRYAGPREAVFHALIRRNYGCTHFIVGRDHAGVGGFYGKYEAQELVMKHAEELGIRIMPLNGPFHCKKCQGIVSEWTCRHLIEAPEFVEQISGTDVRGYLTRAETPPSWIMRPEVFDAVKGLDMFIGESE; encoded by the coding sequence ATGAAGATTGAACTTTCGGTAGACCAGTTTCTTGAATTGGGCCAGCTCGCCGGGGGCGCCTTCGCCCCGCTCACTGGCTTCATGCACGAGGCGGACTTCAACCGGGTCGTGAAAGAGATGCGTTTGGAGTCCGGCGCCCTTTTCCCCCTCCCGGTTGTGCTGGATCTGGACAAGGATGTCGCTCACTCAGCGGCGGATCATGCTGAAGTCGAGCTTTGGTTCGAAGACCAGCTCATGGGTTGGCTCGAACCAGGCACTCCCTACTCTGCAGACAAGAGGTCGGTCGCGGAGAGTGTTTTTGGGACGTCTGACATAGCTCATCCCGGTGTTCGGTTTCTGTTTGACGGTGGCGACTGGTTACTTGGCGGGAACGTCCGACTATCGCGGCCCGGGGAGGAACGAGCATTCTCAGCAAGCCTTCCCCCTGTGCAGACGCGAGCCCGCTTCCGTGAAAAAGGCTGGGAGACGGTAGTCGGTTTTCAGACCAGGAACGTGCCGCACCGGGCTCACGAGCAACTGCAGCGGGTTGCCCTGGAGCACGTGGATGGGCTGTTCATTCAGCCGCTGGTTGGCCGAAAGAAGGCCGGCGACTACACCCGGGAGGCTATTCTGGCTGGGTACAGGGTCATGGTTGATCAGTTCTACCCCCAGGAAAGAGTCGAGCTCGGCGTCCTTACGACCGCCATGCGGTATGCCGGTCCGAGAGAGGCCGTCTTTCACGCCCTGATTCGGCGGAACTACGGTTGCACGCACTTCATTGTTGGAAGAGACCACGCCGGGGTCGGAGGCTTCTACGGAAAGTACGAGGCTCAGGAGCTGGTAATGAAGCATGCGGAGGAACTCGGAATTCGGATCATGCCGTTGAACGGCCCTTTCCATTGCAAGAAGTGCCAGGGGATCGTCAGCGAATGGACGTGTCGGCACCTGATCGAAGCACCTGAATTCGTGGAGCAGATCAGCGGCACCGACGTCCGCGGCTACCTGACTCGCGCAGAAACGCCCCCGTCCTGGATCATGCGCCCCGAAGTGTTCGACGCTGTGAAGGGCCTGGACATGTTTATTGGTGAAAGCGAATGA
- a CDS encoding adenylyl-sulfate kinase has protein sequence MSRTTEDLQTAEISGASGWGSGGAVVWVTGISGAGKTTVCDALANLVGDQVPELVRIDGDVVREVFGADLGYKAADREIQIGRVQRLSRVLAEQGKLVLVAALYASDDLLSWNREHLPGYFEVYLEASFDLVRSRDPKGLYRKADAGQMPDVVGIDVPWNAPKQPDLVIDASRPATPREHAISIARRIPRLSRVLTRLSLD, from the coding sequence ATGAGTCGTACGACGGAGGATCTCCAGACAGCAGAGATCTCCGGCGCTTCAGGGTGGGGTTCCGGCGGCGCCGTGGTCTGGGTTACGGGTATTTCGGGAGCCGGAAAGACGACTGTTTGTGATGCCCTCGCGAATCTAGTCGGGGATCAGGTTCCGGAACTCGTCCGGATAGACGGCGACGTGGTTCGTGAAGTGTTCGGAGCGGACCTGGGTTACAAAGCGGCTGATCGGGAGATTCAGATCGGCCGGGTTCAGCGTCTCAGTCGAGTTCTAGCGGAGCAAGGGAAGCTGGTACTCGTTGCGGCCCTGTATGCATCCGATGATCTGCTGAGTTGGAATCGGGAACATCTGCCCGGCTACTTCGAGGTCTACCTTGAGGCATCCTTCGATTTGGTGCGCTCACGTGACCCCAAAGGGCTATACCGAAAGGCCGACGCGGGGCAGATGCCTGATGTAGTGGGGATTGACGTTCCCTGGAACGCCCCGAAGCAGCCTGATCTGGTGATTGACGCTTCCCGTCCGGCCACCCCGCGCGAGCATGCGATCTCAATTGCTCGGCGGATTCCGAGATTGAGCCGGGTCCTTACACGGCTCTCTCTCGATTGA
- a CDS encoding class I SAM-dependent methyltransferase, with product MIDRKQQEREFHDNLRQISEDEYVAETRWSPELEDTIRDNPLWVNMKYYAVEKSSRDFVERWWAANVKGVRVLDYCCGNGEDGVKLAQLGAQEVIGIDISPVSVENSAGLAEREGVADRVKHQVADAEETGFDDSSFDVLTEYGSLHHLDLDAAFSEMARVLKPGGSAICQEAVRHNPVIHLYRRLTPKLRTPWEVPHILGRSSVGIAKKYFEKVEIHHFHLLGLLAVPFRRTILFNPLLSFLDACDRVVLSIPGIRWQSWQMVMVLSNPRNKPE from the coding sequence GTGATCGATCGCAAGCAGCAGGAACGAGAGTTCCACGACAACCTTCGTCAGATCAGCGAAGACGAATATGTCGCGGAAACACGCTGGTCTCCGGAGCTGGAAGACACCATCCGGGACAACCCGCTTTGGGTGAACATGAAGTATTACGCGGTTGAGAAGTCAAGCCGTGACTTCGTGGAGCGGTGGTGGGCGGCAAATGTGAAAGGCGTCCGCGTCCTGGACTACTGCTGTGGCAACGGAGAGGATGGGGTCAAGCTGGCCCAGCTGGGAGCGCAGGAGGTGATCGGCATCGACATCTCCCCCGTCTCGGTTGAGAACTCTGCAGGGCTTGCCGAGCGGGAAGGGGTCGCGGACCGGGTCAAGCATCAGGTTGCGGACGCGGAAGAGACCGGCTTTGACGACTCCAGCTTCGATGTCCTGACCGAGTACGGCTCACTTCATCACCTCGATCTCGATGCAGCTTTCAGCGAGATGGCACGGGTCCTGAAGCCCGGCGGGAGCGCGATCTGTCAGGAGGCGGTGCGTCACAATCCTGTGATCCATCTATACAGGAGACTCACGCCGAAACTGCGGACCCCGTGGGAGGTCCCGCACATCCTTGGGCGGTCATCGGTCGGGATCGCCAAGAAGTACTTCGAGAAGGTGGAGATCCATCACTTCCACCTCCTTGGCCTGCTTGCGGTTCCTTTCCGCCGGACCATCCTGTTTAACCCGCTCCTTTCCTTCCTCGATGCTTGTGATCGGGTCGTCCTAAGCATCCCCGGGATCCGCTGGCAGTCTTGGCAGATGGTGATGGTGCTCTCGAACCCCCGTAACAAGCCGGAATGA
- a CDS encoding glycosyltransferase family 4 protein produces the protein MKIAMVTQDGLSTVNFCTPFVRHLAAEQGSDIEIVTISTSDIYAEEIRALGTRHFEMDVDRYADPVGDLRYAWRMYRLFRQEPFDAVVSFGTKPNSYVPFIARFAGVPAVIMAIRGLGRVFSGGTGGGGAVRTVLETLYRASANASDKVWLTNDGDRAHFVEAGLAPFSKTFMTRNGVNVEVFTQEAVPAGRVNEVRAELGLAPDDFVVVMVARMVWAKGIREFAEACRAVRAADPAVRFVLVGPPEEGTPNAIPAEFMDRIEQDYGVDWIGFRKDVRDVYAASDVAALPSYYKEGGYPRALLEPMAMAKPVIAADTPDCRGPVEDGVSGYLVTPRDSGHLAELVQRLRNDPELRDRMGRAARQRIHEVFDDRLFARKVISELLLLTTQSR, from the coding sequence ATGAAGATTGCAATGGTCACTCAGGACGGCTTGTCCACAGTCAATTTCTGCACGCCTTTCGTGCGGCATCTGGCGGCGGAACAGGGGAGCGACATTGAGATCGTCACAATCAGCACCTCTGACATCTACGCAGAGGAGATTCGGGCTCTCGGGACGCGACACTTCGAGATGGACGTCGATCGGTACGCCGATCCTGTCGGCGATCTGCGATACGCTTGGCGCATGTACCGCCTCTTTCGCCAAGAGCCGTTCGACGCTGTGGTCTCTTTCGGAACCAAGCCGAACTCCTACGTGCCCTTCATTGCCAGGTTCGCTGGGGTTCCGGCTGTGATCATGGCCATTCGGGGACTCGGGCGGGTCTTCTCGGGTGGAACCGGAGGGGGAGGAGCGGTGCGAACGGTGCTTGAGACGTTGTACCGTGCCTCAGCCAATGCCTCGGACAAGGTCTGGCTGACCAATGACGGGGACCGTGCGCACTTCGTCGAGGCGGGCCTGGCTCCGTTTTCCAAGACCTTTATGACCCGGAATGGTGTCAATGTCGAGGTCTTTACGCAGGAGGCCGTTCCGGCTGGAAGGGTGAACGAGGTGCGGGCGGAACTGGGACTGGCTCCGGACGACTTCGTGGTGGTCATGGTTGCGCGGATGGTATGGGCCAAGGGGATCCGCGAGTTCGCGGAGGCGTGCCGGGCGGTTAGGGCTGCCGATCCGGCAGTGCGCTTCGTTCTGGTTGGACCCCCTGAAGAGGGCACCCCGAATGCCATTCCAGCGGAATTCATGGATCGGATCGAGCAGGACTACGGGGTCGATTGGATCGGATTCCGGAAAGATGTTCGGGACGTGTACGCGGCGAGCGACGTCGCGGCACTTCCTTCCTACTACAAAGAGGGGGGCTATCCCCGGGCGCTGCTGGAACCGATGGCGATGGCCAAACCCGTGATCGCTGCTGACACGCCGGACTGTAGGGGGCCTGTTGAAGACGGCGTCAGTGGCTATCTTGTTACGCCTCGGGATTCAGGCCATCTCGCCGAGCTGGTCCAGCGACTCAGGAACGACCCCGAACTTCGGGATCGGATGGGACGCGCCGCGCGGCAAAGAATCCACGAAGTCTTCGACGACCGTCTATTCGCTCGAAAAGTCATCAGCGAACTACTACTCCTGACGACTCAGAGTCGTTGA
- a CDS encoding glycosyltransferase, giving the protein MAAPLHVLIYEPYPWGQVSGNLQTLTFMLKHVSREAVRFTLMVPFDGGFLDLAKEYEVETVEFPPPDRVNQYGGAALRGGVVGRLRTVRELIAYNFQIRRYLKDNAVDVVYANSVRTAVTVGLGARLAGVPMHLYIKGELDNPVIDHVALPMATRITFFSEQNRDDRYPMLIRMLSDRIDILPPGLDPDVLMAAEHASDIDDLGVRGEKIAYVGQVFPAKGVHFLLEAFGKIAPRFPEAQLVLIGDPMIDAYRDYPDQLKQRAEELGVSDRVHFPGWRRDVLQLLRSMDILVHPTLAEGFGRAVLEAMAMCLPVVASKVGGLRSSVIEGETGFLVEVGDVDAIADRMVALLSDPSLRERMGAAGRTRVHGNYLVGDKMDELTEIWQRTSGNAR; this is encoded by the coding sequence ATGGCCGCACCGCTCCATGTGCTGATCTACGAGCCCTATCCTTGGGGGCAGGTCAGCGGCAACCTGCAGACTCTCACGTTCATGCTCAAGCATGTCTCCCGTGAGGCCGTGCGGTTCACGTTGATGGTTCCGTTCGACGGGGGTTTCCTGGATCTGGCGAAAGAGTACGAAGTGGAAACCGTCGAATTCCCGCCTCCGGATCGGGTGAATCAGTATGGAGGGGCTGCCCTACGCGGCGGCGTAGTGGGACGGTTGCGCACGGTACGGGAGTTGATTGCGTACAACTTCCAGATCCGACGATATCTAAAGGACAATGCGGTCGACGTGGTCTATGCCAACAGCGTTCGGACGGCTGTGACAGTTGGACTCGGGGCCCGCCTCGCCGGCGTGCCCATGCATCTGTACATCAAGGGCGAGCTCGACAACCCAGTGATCGACCACGTCGCTCTCCCCATGGCAACCCGGATCACCTTCTTTTCCGAACAGAACCGGGACGATCGCTATCCGATGTTGATTCGTATGCTGTCGGACCGGATTGACATCCTGCCGCCGGGACTGGATCCCGACGTACTGATGGCTGCCGAGCACGCTTCTGACATTGATGACCTTGGCGTTCGTGGCGAAAAGATCGCGTACGTGGGACAGGTTTTTCCTGCGAAGGGCGTCCATTTCTTGTTGGAAGCCTTTGGGAAGATCGCGCCTCGCTTTCCAGAGGCGCAGTTGGTCTTGATCGGTGATCCCATGATTGACGCCTATCGTGACTACCCCGATCAGCTGAAGCAAAGGGCTGAGGAACTCGGCGTGTCGGATCGAGTGCATTTCCCCGGGTGGCGGCGGGATGTTCTTCAGCTGCTACGATCTATGGACATCTTGGTGCACCCAACTCTGGCGGAAGGCTTTGGGCGTGCGGTCCTCGAGGCGATGGCGATGTGTCTTCCTGTGGTTGCCAGCAAGGTCGGCGGACTTCGCAGCTCGGTTATTGAGGGAGAGACCGGATTTCTGGTCGAGGTCGGTGACGTGGACGCGATTGCCGACCGGATGGTGGCGCTCTTGTCGGACCCCAGCCTTCGCGAGCGCATGGGGGCCGCGGGTCGGACCCGAGTCCACGGAAACTACTTAGTAGGCGACAAGATGGATGAACTGACCGAGATCTGGCAAAGAACTTCGGGGAATGCGCGATGA
- a CDS encoding methyltransferase domain-containing protein, translating to MSHSSSPPSDQYRTETREAYRNRQRAEAYDRQLLGSLSWARFTMWREIGLVASFIKGRVGDRKPLVIDLPCGTGVAARIFRERGYPVIAGDISAEMMEVGAHRYGDALRGMVQMDITRTPFSSGAFEAAVVLGFLHRIPADLKTQVMKEIGRISTEFVVVSVSVDGWGQRLKRRIVRLLKPGHAFAPGPEAWGTIRDMFEDAGFEILGVKSVMPVLSAEKIVLLASAGDSRGSRD from the coding sequence TTGTCACATAGCTCGTCCCCTCCGTCGGATCAGTACCGGACCGAAACGCGTGAGGCTTACCGTAACCGTCAGCGTGCGGAAGCCTACGATCGTCAGTTGCTCGGCAGTCTCTCATGGGCCCGCTTCACCATGTGGCGAGAGATCGGCCTGGTGGCATCATTTATCAAAGGCCGGGTAGGCGATCGGAAGCCTCTGGTTATTGACCTGCCCTGTGGGACGGGCGTCGCAGCTCGGATTTTTCGCGAGCGTGGGTATCCGGTCATCGCTGGAGATATCTCCGCAGAAATGATGGAGGTTGGTGCCCACCGATATGGTGACGCCCTTCGCGGAATGGTGCAGATGGACATTACCCGGACGCCTTTTTCCTCTGGGGCCTTTGAGGCTGCCGTCGTCCTGGGCTTCCTCCACCGGATCCCGGCCGACCTGAAGACGCAGGTCATGAAGGAGATTGGCCGTATTTCGACTGAATTCGTTGTTGTTTCGGTAAGCGTCGATGGTTGGGGCCAGCGCCTGAAGCGCCGAATCGTCCGACTCTTGAAGCCCGGCCATGCGTTCGCTCCCGGACCCGAGGCCTGGGGCACGATTCGCGACATGTTCGAAGATGCCGGCTTCGAGATTCTGGGTGTCAAATCAGTGATGCCCGTGCTATCGGCAGAGAAAATTGTGCTGCTTGCCTCAGCGGGGGACTCGCGGGGCAGCAGGGACTGA
- a CDS encoding SIS domain-containing protein, whose product MSYSVTYLAEAKAIIDLLDPEVIEKMAAGLAALREREGRLFLLGVGGGAGHASHAVNDFRKIAGIEAYSPCDNVSELTARTNDEGWDTSYSAWLKASRIRKNDAVFIFSVGGGDLERNISANLVRAMQLAQEVGAEIYGVVGRDGGYTAKVANACVVVPTVNAESVTPHTESFQALVWHLLVAHPALMVASNKWESTATAEVV is encoded by the coding sequence GTGAGCTATTCCGTAACCTACCTGGCAGAAGCGAAGGCCATCATCGACCTCCTGGATCCGGAGGTCATTGAGAAGATGGCGGCCGGGCTTGCTGCGCTCAGGGAGCGTGAGGGTCGACTCTTCCTCCTGGGTGTGGGTGGGGGTGCCGGGCATGCTTCACATGCCGTCAACGACTTCCGGAAGATCGCCGGAATCGAGGCCTATTCGCCCTGTGACAATGTTTCGGAACTGACGGCCCGCACGAACGACGAGGGCTGGGATACCAGCTATTCTGCTTGGCTCAAGGCCAGCCGGATCCGCAAAAACGACGCCGTGTTCATCTTCTCGGTGGGTGGGGGTGATCTGGAGCGGAACATCAGCGCCAACCTAGTCCGGGCCATGCAGCTCGCCCAGGAAGTCGGCGCCGAGATCTACGGCGTAGTGGGTCGCGATGGTGGCTACACAGCGAAAGTGGCCAACGCCTGCGTGGTGGTTCCGACCGTCAACGCCGAATCCGTCACGCCTCATACCGAGTCCTTCCAGGCACTGGTCTGGCACCTGCTCGTTGCTCATCCGGCCCTGATGGTCGCCTCGAACAAGTGGGAATCGACCGCCACCGCCGAAGTTGTCTGA
- a CDS encoding phosphoglycerate dehydrogenase, whose product MSDGPEIFVTLSTFSREAPTPNLALEASGYSFKVNESGRRIRPEEVLEQVPGVMGLIAGVEPYKRETLSALPNLKAISRCGVGIDAIDLDAAKDLGIAVLNTPQPPIDAVAELTLTFILALLRDLPALSDSTHKGEWKRRTGRILGGRTVGLIGLGRIGRRTLELLRPFGVRIVAVDPAADATWAAENGIELTDLDGVLSQAEIVSIHTAGGSGLRLGAREFGIMPPGAYLINTARGEVVDDVALRAALDSGHLAGAALDVFPEEPYHGALLGCERVIATPHQATLTLETRVAMELEAVNNLVSLLDFQ is encoded by the coding sequence ATGTCTGATGGACCTGAGATTTTCGTAACCCTCTCCACGTTTTCGCGCGAAGCTCCGACGCCCAACCTGGCGCTCGAAGCCTCAGGCTACTCGTTCAAGGTGAACGAATCGGGTCGAAGGATTCGTCCCGAGGAAGTGCTGGAGCAGGTGCCCGGAGTGATGGGCCTGATCGCGGGTGTGGAACCCTATAAACGCGAGACCCTCTCTGCTCTGCCCAACCTGAAGGCGATCAGCCGATGTGGCGTCGGCATCGACGCCATCGACTTGGATGCGGCCAAAGATCTCGGGATTGCCGTCCTGAACACGCCGCAACCACCGATCGACGCGGTCGCCGAGCTGACCCTGACCTTCATTCTGGCGCTGCTGCGGGACCTGCCTGCCCTGAGTGACTCGACTCACAAGGGCGAATGGAAACGGCGCACGGGGCGGATCCTTGGCGGTCGGACAGTGGGGCTGATCGGCCTAGGACGGATCGGGCGCCGGACTCTCGAGCTGCTTAGGCCCTTTGGCGTCAGAATTGTTGCGGTCGACCCCGCGGCCGACGCGACCTGGGCCGCAGAGAACGGGATCGAATTGACCGATCTTGACGGCGTGCTTTCCCAGGCTGAGATCGTGTCCATTCACACGGCGGGCGGGAGCGGGCTCAGGCTTGGTGCACGAGAGTTCGGGATCATGCCCCCGGGCGCGTATCTGATAAATACCGCACGTGGAGAGGTCGTTGACGATGTGGCTCTTCGGGCTGCGCTGGATTCCGGCCATCTTGCGGGGGCCGCACTGGACGTTTTTCCCGAGGAACCGTACCATGGTGCGCTTCTCGGGTGCGAAAGGGTGATCGCGACGCCCCATCAAGCCACGCTGACCCTTGAGACGCGTGTCGCCATGGAACTCGAGGCCGTTAACAATCTTGTTAGCTTGCTAGATTTCCAATAA
- a CDS encoding HAD hydrolase-like protein, translating to MVVRDIRLIVLDFDGVIAESNGAKDEAFHELFGEYPEHEASMLAFHEENFSSPRMVKFRHYAQNLMEGGDEDAVARMATRFSELVVDRVVATELVPGAREFLDRWSQRVPLYVASVTPQDELRVIVQRKGLSRYFAGVFGNPPLEKSDAIRRAFEAEKVDPVHTLLVGDAPSDSAAAQTAGVGFVGRVSEKGFGELEVVAASDLFGVAEILEQWMDSADV from the coding sequence ATGGTGGTGCGTGACATTCGCCTGATCGTTCTGGATTTTGATGGTGTGATCGCGGAGTCGAACGGGGCGAAGGACGAGGCTTTTCACGAACTGTTCGGGGAATATCCCGAGCATGAAGCGTCGATGCTGGCGTTCCACGAAGAGAATTTTTCGTCCCCGCGTATGGTGAAATTTCGGCACTACGCTCAGAACCTGATGGAGGGCGGCGATGAGGACGCGGTGGCGCGAATGGCGACCCGCTTTTCCGAACTGGTCGTAGACCGGGTGGTGGCGACCGAACTGGTCCCCGGTGCGCGGGAGTTCCTGGACCGCTGGAGCCAACGCGTTCCGCTCTATGTAGCGTCGGTTACACCCCAGGATGAGCTCCGCGTGATCGTCCAGCGGAAGGGCCTCTCCCGCTACTTCGCTGGCGTGTTTGGTAATCCGCCCCTTGAGAAGTCAGACGCGATTCGAAGAGCGTTTGAGGCGGAAAAGGTCGACCCAGTGCACACCCTTCTGGTCGGTGACGCTCCGTCGGATTCTGCCGCCGCTCAGACAGCCGGTGTCGGTTTCGTCGGCAGAGTCAGCGAAAAAGGCTTTGGCGAACTAGAGGTAGTGGCGGCATCCGACCTGTTTGGTGTGGCCGAGATTCTTGAACAATGGATGGATTCAGCAGATGTCTGA